In Ipomoea triloba cultivar NCNSP0323 chromosome 15, ASM357664v1, one genomic interval encodes:
- the LOC116005702 gene encoding uncharacterized protein LOC116005702, with amino-acid sequence MASEPSGENNTSQSIGSSEPSTIKRKSNDIGWEYGVLHDPSKSMDKIRCLLCKKVMSGGVYRIKEHIAGIPGNVSKCPTASKDDQIKCREALMMAKNKKKNKRVEEVNLRAEVSINAHDLESMSNPIDVDEVQQFGPLKPPRPIAPMDKFANQINPESSLSSGKGTAQQRIIQAFDKERENRVKEYVCRWAYETAIPFHAFEKDSFKLLLEAVGQYGPGFHGPNRYEMSETFLKKEVDRVKEGLKVHEAEWKLNGCSIMTDAWTDRKRRSVMNLCVNSRMGTVFISSKECSIEAHTSQFIFEYVEHGIQQVGEGNVVQIVTDNAANNMGAAKLLKEKRPLIFWTCCATHSINLMLESIAGLPRFKKVLDQAKTLTIFFYAHHKTLAMMRSFTKKRDIIRPGVTRFASAFLTLQSLLDKKIELKAMFTSNEWDECKFAKTVKGKHAFNTVLSQDKKPSMGFVYGEIMHAKEEIKRALNGVEKNYEPIIRIIEEKMKNRLDTPLHLMAYFLNPYYHYKDLLLHRDADISFGSIEFLETYYFEDLDMQNKVLKEELSKYKLKEGMFGKLIAIKGCESNDAQYDPGTPNLRTLAMKILSLTSSSSGCERNWSTFEGVS; translated from the exons ATGGCAAGTGAGCCAAGTGGCGAAAATAATACTTCTCAAAGTATTGGAAGTTCCGAACCATCTACAATAAAAAGAAAGTCTAATGATATTGGTTGGGAATATGGAGTACTACATGATCCTAGTAAGTCAATGGATAAGATTCGATGTTTATTGTGTAAGAAAGTAATGTCCGGTGGAGTGTATAGGATTAAAGAGCATATTGCTGGCATACCAGGGAATGTAAGCAAATGCCCCACAGCTTCAAAGGATGATCAAATCAAATGTAGGGAAGCTCTCATGATGGCaaagaacaaaaagaagaataagagaGTTGAAGAAGTTAATCTAAGAGCGGAGGTAAGCATCAATGCGCATGACTTAGAGAGTATGAGTAACCCAATAGATGTTGATGAGGTGCAACAGTTTGGACCCTTGAAACCACCTCGTCCAATTGCCCCAATGGATAAGTTTGCAAATCAAATCAATCCTGAATCTTCTTTGAGTTCAGGAAAGGGCACGGCACAACAGCGAATTATTCAGGCCTTTgacaaagaaagagaaaatcGTGTAAAAGAATACGTATGCAGATGGGCCTATGAAACAGCTATTCCTTTTCATGCTTTTGAGAAAGATAGCTTCAAGTTGTTGCTTGAAGCAGTTGGTCAATATGGTCCGGGGTTTCATGGACCAAATAGATATGAGATGAGTGAAacgtttttaaaaaaagaggTTGATCGAGTTAAAGAAGGTTTGAAGGTACATGAAGCAGAGTGGAAACTTAATGGATGCTCAATTATGACAGATGCATGGACAGATAGGAAAAGAAGAAGCGTTATGAACTTGTGTGTTAATTCAAGGATGGGCACAGTTTTTATATCTTCTAAAGAATGTTCTATTGAAGCACACACAAGTCAGTTTATCTTTGAGTATGTTGAGCATGGTATTCAACAAGTTGGGGAGGGGAATGTTGTTCAAATTGTCACAGATAATGCCGCGAACAACATGGGAGCTGCTAAGTTGTTGAAGGAGAAGAGACCACTTATATTTTGGACTTGTTGTGCAACTCATTCCATCAATTTAATGCTTGAAAGCATAGCAG GTTTGCCAAGGTTTAAGAAAGTTCTTGACCAAGCAAAGACATTGACTATCTTTTTCTATGCACACCATAAGACATTGGCCATGATGAGATCCTTTACAAAGAAGCGTGACATAATTAGGCCAGGTGTGACTAGGTTTGCTTCTGCATTTCTTACTTTACAGAGTTTACTTGATAAGAAAATTGAGCTAAAAGCTATGTTTACAAGCAATGAATGGGATGAGTGCAAATTTGCCAAAACAGTTAAAGGGAAACATGCTTTTAATACTGTCTTGAGTCAG GATAAGAAACCTTCCATGGGATTTGTATATGGTGAGATTATGcatgccaaagaagaaataaagAGGGCTTTGAATGGAGTTGAAAAGAATTATGAGCCTATTATTAGAATAATTGAGGAGAAGATGAAAAATAGGCTAGACACCCCTCTACATTTGATGGCTTACTTTCTGAATCCTTATTACCATTATAAGGATCTTCTACTTCATAGGGATGCTGACATTTCTTTTGGAAGTATTGAGTTTCTTGAGACATATTACTTTGAAGACTTAGACATGCAAAACAAGGTACTAAAAGAAGAATTATCCAAGTATAAGTTGAAAGAAGGCATGTTTGGAAAATTGATTGCAATAAAAGGTTGTGAGTCTAATGATGCGCAATATGATCCGG GAACTCCAAACTTGAGAACACTAGCAATGAAGATTCTATCTCTTACCTCAAGTTCTTCAGGATGTGAAAGGAATTGGAGTACATTTGAAGGGGTTAGTTGA
- the LOC116007015 gene encoding ADP-ribosylation factor: MGLSFTKLFSRLFAKKEMRILMVGLDAAGKTTILYKLKLGEIVTTIPTIGFNVETVEYKNISFTVWDVGGQDKIRPLWRHYFQNTQGLIFVVDSNDRDRVVEARDELHRMLNEDELRDAVLLVFANKQDLPNAMNAAEITDKLGLHSLRQRHWYIQSTCATSGEGLYEGLDWLSNNIANKA; encoded by the exons ATGGGGTTGTCCTTTACAAAGCTTTTCAGCCGGCTCTTTGCCAAGAAGGAGATGCGTATCCTTATGGTGGGTCTAGATGCAGCTGGTAAGACCACTATATTGTATAAACTTAAGCTGGGAGAGATTGTTACTACCATTCCTACTATTG GATTTAATGTGGAGACTGTGGAGTACAAAAACATAAGCTTTACAGTGTGGGATGTTGGTGGCCAGGACAAG ATTCGTCCACTATGGAGACACTATTTCCAGAATACACAGGGGCTTATCTTTGTTGTTGACAGTAATGATCGAGATCGTGTTGTTGAGGCTAGGGATGAGCTTCACCGTATGCTGAATGAG GATGAATTGAGGGATGCTGTGTTGCTTGTGTTTGCAAACAAGCAAGATCTTCCTAATGCTATGAATGCTGCTGAGATTACTGATAAGCTTGGTCTTCACTCACTCCGTCAACGTCACTG GTATATCCAGAGTACTTGTGCCACATCTGGAGAAGGGCTTTATGAGGGACTGGACTGGCTCTCAAACAACATTGCAAACAAG GCATAG